The genomic DNA CCTGTTAAAGGCGAATACAATCCGCAAATAAGTCTTCACGCACGTTTATGACTGGAATCAATTTCTTATGTCTAAGACCTCAAAAAGCTCCGCCTCCTCTCCTGAAATCATTTCAACTGACCTTTATCAAGCAAGAGAAAAAATTTACATCCGTCGCGTTAATGGGTTATTTCGAAATTTACGCGTCATTGGTGGGCTATTTTTATTTGCGCTGTATTTTGGTGTGCTCTGGTTAGATTGGGATGGCAGGCAGGCGGTACTTTTCGATCTACCGGCTCGGCAATTTCACATATTTGGTATAACTTTCTGGCCTCAAGATTTTGCACTGCTGGCTTGGGCACTCATCATAGCGGCTTTCGCACTCTTTTTTATTACGGTCTATGCAGGCCGAGTATGGTGCGGTTATACCTGCCCGCAAAGCGTTTGGACGTGGATCTTCATGTTCATAGAAGAAAAAACTGAGGGCAAGCGCAACGCCCGTATTAAGATGGATCAAACTGGATTCACGCTTGAAAAACTGCTTAGGAAAACAGCTAAGCATATTTTATGGACTTTAGTGGCTTTAGTAACGGCCATTACCTTTGTTGGGTATTTTGCGCCCATTAAGGAACTTATCCCTGATTTAGCAACATTCCAAGCTCACGGTTGGAGTGTGTTCTGGATAGCATTTTTTACCTTAGCGACTTACGGCAACGCCGGTTGGTTAAGAGAGCAAGTGTGCATTTACATGTGCCCTTACGCTCGCTTTCAGTCGGTCATGTTCGATGAAGACACCCTAATTGTGAGCTACGATGCCGCAAGAGGTGAAAGCCGAGGTACAAGAAAACGTGGTGTAGAGCCAGACACTTTAGGTCTTGGTGACTGCATTGACTGTGAATTATGCGTTCAGGTTTGTCCTACGGGTATCGATATTCGAGACGGCTTGCAATACGAATGCATTTCCTGCGCGGCATGTATTGACGCTTGCGACAGTGTGATGGAAAAAATGGATTATGATAAAGGTCTAATCCGCTATACAACAGAAAACGAATTAGAAGGTAAGAAATCGCATTTATTAAGACCGAGATTGGTAGGCTATGCCGTGGCGCTGTTGATCATGATTATTGCGTTTACTTGGGTGATTCTCAGTCGCGTTCCTTTAGAGTTGCATATTTCCCGTGATCGCAATGCATTACACCAAATGACCAGTGACGGGTTAATAGAAAATAACTACATGTTAAAAGTCATCAACATGACAAATGAACCACAAACGTTTCAACTTTTTGTCGAGGGAATGGAAGGTTTAGAATTACGCAGCGATACCACCTTTACTGTTCGCGCGAGCGAATCAGAAGATATATCCGCTACGTTAGTATTACCACCAGCCTTAAACAAGCTGCCGACGAATGAAATTTATTTCAGTATTCAAAGTATTGATGATGAATCTTTAAAGACCCGAGAAGAGAGCCGATTCTTTGGACCGGCCAATTTTTAATTTTGGAGTAAGCACTTGATAAACGACACTACCCCTTGGTACAAACAATTTTGGCCTTGGTTCATTTTATCGCCGTTACTAATTGTCATCTGCGCGGGATTTTGGATGCTTTACATGGCCATAACGACCAACGATGGTGTCATCGTTGATAATTTTTATAAAGATGGCCTTGGCATTGAAGTCCGAACGGAACAAGATATGGTGGCCAGAAACCTTGGGTTAAATGCCAATCTAAAATGGACAGGGCGAACCTTAAGTGTTGAACTGAAAGGTTTAACCACCGGCTATCCTGATCAGCTTTCACTGTTAATCGTTTTTCCAACTAAAAGCTCACGCGATATTCAAGTCTTGTTAAATCACCAAGGTGCAGGTGTGTATAAAGGCGCATTAACGGAAGAAGTAACTGGCACTCGTCAATTACAATTAGAGCCTGTTTCTGGTTCCGTAAAAAACAGCTGGCGCCTACACGCAAAAGCTCAACTGCCCCCTCTTTCCAGTTATGTGGCACTTACCCCGAAAGCCCAATGACCTCTTCTCACTGTTTTCACTGCGGGTTGCCTAACCCTAAGCAACCCCATCTACTGACAATAGAAGGCGATCAACTCGCCTTTTGTTGTATTGGCTGCCAAGGCGCGGCGAAAACCATTATCGAATCAGGTTTGGGAGATTACTATAAGTTTCATCAGCCCGACCAAAGCCCAGTCTTCATTGAATTATCGGACCGGCAACAGCAAGCCTTCCAAATTTTAGAGCGAAATGACGTTCAGGCTCAATTTGTACATCAGATATCACCTAACGAACACCACGCTATTTTACTGATTGAAGGCATTAGCTGCTCGGCTTGTGCTTGGTTGATTGACAAACGTCTAACTCAACTAAACGGCGTAACTAAAGCGCACGTTAATTCAGCCACACATCGGCTGTTGCTGGAGTGGGACCCTAACCAAATCGGGTTGTCCGAAATTGCTAAAACTCTCTTCTTTATTGGCTATCAAATCACGCCTTTCTTACCGAGTGAAGAAGATACTGTTATTAAACGCACGCAACGCCAATACATCTTAAGGTTAGGTATTGCCGGGATAGGCATGATGCAGGCCATGATGAATGCTGTTGCGCTTTATTCAGGGCAAATCACCCAACAACATGAACAGTGGCTGTGGTGGGCGAGTTTATTTTTGACGGTGCCTGTGATGCTGATATCGGCAAGGCCATTCTTCACATCCGCTTGGCAAGCGTTACGAGCAAAACAAATGTCCATGGATGTGAGCGTTTCTCTGGCCATTTTAAGTGCTTTTTTTGCGAGTTTATACGCAACAGTTATAGGGCATGGAGAGGTTTATTACGAATCGGTCAATATGTTTACCTTCTTCTTGGTGTTGAGTCGATTCTTAGAGTTTAGGGCTCGTACGCAATCGAATCGTAATCACCACAATCAAGTCACACTCCCGACTCTGTGTAAAAAAATACTGAGCGAAGGCGAGCTTCAAACTTGTTCGGTAACCGATTTAAACGTTAATGATTTGATTGAACTCCAAGCCGGTGAAGCCTGCCCTGTTGATGGTCAATTAGTGAGCGGCACTTCTGAGTTTGATGAATCTACTTTTACCGGTGAGTTTACTGGTGTCCGAAAAAGCGTTGGGGATTCAGTACTGGCAGGTTCCGTCAACTTGGCACAGCCCATTACCTTAAAAGTAACGGCTCTAGGTGCCAACAGCAGTTACAACCTAATTCAAAGGCTCATTGAGCAAGCAAGCCAAAGCAAACCTCGATTAGCGTTAATGGCTGATCGCGGCGCACAGCAATTTGTGTGGTCGACGTTAATCATTACCTTATTCATTGGATTGTTCTGGCTTTATTATGACCCTGACCGTGCATTCTGGGTTGTGATCAGTGTTTTGGTTGTAACCTGCCCATGTGCATTGAGCCTTGCTACCCCCACGGCGTTATCACAGTCATTAAATCAGCTAAAAAACATTGGTTTCTTGCTTACCAAAGGCTACACCATCGAGCGCTTAGCCTCTATTAGGACCATTGCATTTGATAAAACAGGCACCTTAACTGAAGGACATTTTGTAGTTGATCACTTAGAAC from Reinekea marina includes the following:
- the ccoG gene encoding cytochrome c oxidase accessory protein CcoG, whose protein sequence is MSKTSKSSASSPEIISTDLYQAREKIYIRRVNGLFRNLRVIGGLFLFALYFGVLWLDWDGRQAVLFDLPARQFHIFGITFWPQDFALLAWALIIAAFALFFITVYAGRVWCGYTCPQSVWTWIFMFIEEKTEGKRNARIKMDQTGFTLEKLLRKTAKHILWTLVALVTAITFVGYFAPIKELIPDLATFQAHGWSVFWIAFFTLATYGNAGWLREQVCIYMCPYARFQSVMFDEDTLIVSYDAARGESRGTRKRGVEPDTLGLGDCIDCELCVQVCPTGIDIRDGLQYECISCAACIDACDSVMEKMDYDKGLIRYTTENELEGKKSHLLRPRLVGYAVALLIMIIAFTWVILSRVPLELHISRDRNALHQMTSDGLIENNYMLKVINMTNEPQTFQLFVEGMEGLELRSDTTFTVRASESEDISATLVLPPALNKLPTNEIYFSIQSIDDESLKTREESRFFGPANF
- a CDS encoding FixH family protein codes for the protein MINDTTPWYKQFWPWFILSPLLIVICAGFWMLYMAITTNDGVIVDNFYKDGLGIEVRTEQDMVARNLGLNANLKWTGRTLSVELKGLTTGYPDQLSLLIVFPTKSSRDIQVLLNHQGAGVYKGALTEEVTGTRQLQLEPVSGSVKNSWRLHAKAQLPPLSSYVALTPKAQ
- a CDS encoding heavy metal translocating P-type ATPase, with the protein product MTSSHCFHCGLPNPKQPHLLTIEGDQLAFCCIGCQGAAKTIIESGLGDYYKFHQPDQSPVFIELSDRQQQAFQILERNDVQAQFVHQISPNEHHAILLIEGISCSACAWLIDKRLTQLNGVTKAHVNSATHRLLLEWDPNQIGLSEIAKTLFFIGYQITPFLPSEEDTVIKRTQRQYILRLGIAGIGMMQAMMNAVALYSGQITQQHEQWLWWASLFLTVPVMLISARPFFTSAWQALRAKQMSMDVSVSLAILSAFFASLYATVIGHGEVYYESVNMFTFFLVLSRFLEFRARTQSNRNHHNQVTLPTLCKKILSEGELQTCSVTDLNVNDLIELQAGEACPVDGQLVSGTSEFDESTFTGEFTGVRKSVGDSVLAGSVNLAQPITLKVTALGANSSYNLIQRLIEQASQSKPRLALMADRGAQQFVWSTLIITLFIGLFWLYYDPDRAFWVVISVLVVTCPCALSLATPTALSQSLNQLKNIGFLLTKGYTIERLASIRTIAFDKTGTLTEGHFVVDHLERYPKLDSLDWTNDEVLALCHLLEKQSDHPITKAFPKQASSSPIGINNIIYNAGLGVSAVASIGEIKLGNAQFTHQSEQPNSDTILFLTLNSERLAAIRLKDRARASCSALFSELTKLNIQTNIISGDPNPKAANAFQELGFKGHYFFGAKPDDKLTILKKADKDSAFVGDGINDGPVLAGAHLSIAVNNATDLSKTQADAILLNDNLLTITQAIIIAKKTHRIIKQNLAWALVYNVVALPVAAMGLITPWQAAIGMSLSSLIVVGNAVRLRK